The following are encoded in a window of Strix aluco isolate bStrAlu1 chromosome 15, bStrAlu1.hap1, whole genome shotgun sequence genomic DNA:
- the TEDC2 gene encoding tubulin epsilon and delta complex protein 2 isoform X2, producing the protein MWLRRRRAGRPGAAARTGPDRSGAAMLPAGCGRRAAAALAAALGEGAERRQELEQRAARSRALLRPWGSEEEEPSQPEAGSSSGHENRPSPKELEELELLNRALEKALKVRKSILKTPLEVQEATGEKSAGEGPAPKNAEEQQVPVPVQDVPESTKVRAVSKKPASLKKPSPYQLRAPYRTDPDVKKLQRKAPARCVSQGPRTAGKSSSKGVSCKQGRSHRTAISDREVCASAEPQKTPGLSKSAPNEQQSFSIGDSAGRKNSVAAGKQLCDAGKKHCGFLGESSKKEEDPTMEGVLGRVTSPQTVTLQEKRCQLKLPLPYRKAYSRNSRAWEKCRLCQTSADAAAARNRFIERIQTTFCSPMPAFSPAEIEEELKVLQDVPSLLSQHVEAEPTDHPTLQREYESLLTLEGLQTIVSQCLRKLQLLRAAVESQVGLCPDCTGDVGSCSPAHVPHRGQMCDSAGMLAVPLLWYSSFQELSDLFALKLQVSMLHQEIALQKVMMAELLPVLEARLHPEASAAQLYRAIYTQLCEGGKRFPVLVRDELAD; encoded by the exons ATGTGGCTGCGGCGGCGGCGTGCGGGGCGGCCCGGTGCAGCGGCCAGGACCGGACCGGACCGGAGCGGAGCGGCCATGCTGCCTGCGGGCTGCGGCCGGCG ggcggcggcggcgctggcggcggctCTGGGAGAAGGCGCGGAGCGGcggcaggagctggagcagcgggcggcgcggagccgggcCCTCCTGCGGCCCTG GggcagtgaggaagaggagccgTCGCAGCCAGAGGCCGGCTCCAGCAGTGGACATG AGAACAGGCCTTCACccaaggagctggaggagctggaacTGCTGAACAGGGCGTTAGAGAAGGCACTGAAAGTCAGGAAAAGCATCTTGAAAACTCCATTAGAGGTCCAGGAGGCTACGGGAGAGAAATCTGCAGGTGAGGGACCTGCCCCTAAGAATGCTGAAGAGCAGCAAGTTCCTGTACCTGTTCAGGATGTTCCTGAGAGCACAAAGGTGAGAGCTGTAAGCAAAAAACCTGCCTCTTTGAAGAAGCCTTCTCCATACCAGCTAAGAGCCCCTTATAGGACTGACCCAGATGTGAAAAAACTGCAAAGGAAAGCCCCAGCCAGATGTGTTTCTCAAGGTCCCAGGACAGCTGGGAAGAGCTCCTCAAAAGGGGTGTCTTGCAAACAAGGAAGGAGTCATAGGACAGCAATCAGTGACAGAGAGGTCTGTGCTTCAGCCGAACCCCAAAAGACACCTGGCTTGTCCAAATCTGCTCCAAATGAGCAGCAAAGCTTTTCCATAGGTGATTCAGCAGGGAGAAAGAATTCTGTAGCTGCTGGCAAGCAGTTATGTgatgcaggaaagaaacattGTGGTTTCCTGGGAGAGTCCAGCAAAAAAGAGGAGGACCCTACAATGGAAGGTGTATTGGGAAGGGTCACCTCACCTCAGACAGTCACCCTGCAGGAAAAGAG ATGCCAGCTGAAGCTACCCCTTCCCTACAGGAAGGCCTATTCCAGGAACTCCAG GGCCTGGGAGAAATGTCGTCTCTGCCAAACAAGTGCAGATGCAGCAGCTGCAAGGAACCGTTTTATAGAGAGGATCCAGACAACT tTTTGTTCACCGATGCCTGCCTTCAGTCCTGCAGAGATAGAGGAGGAATTAAAGGTCCTCCAGGATGTCCCCTCCCTTCTGAGCCAGCACGTGGAAGCTGAGCCTAcag ACCATCCCACTCTGCAAAGAGAATATGAAAGTCTTCTAACCTTGGAGGGTTTGCAAACGATAGTTTCCCAGTGCCTGCGTAAGCTGCAGCTTCTGCGAGCAG CTGTGGAGTCCCAGGTGGGGCTGTGCCCAGACTGCACTGGGGACGTAGgaagctgctctccagcccacGTTCCTCACAGGGGACAGATGTGTGACAGTGCAGGCATGCTGGCTGTGCCTCTCCTTTGGTACTCCAGTTTCCAGGAGCTGAGCGACCTGTTTGCCTTGAAGCTGCAAGTGTCAATGCTGCACCAAGAAATTGCCTTACAAAAG GTCATGATGGCAGAACTGCTGCCTGTCCTGGAGGCCAGGCTCCACCCGGAGGCCTCCGCAGCTCAGCTCTATCGGGCGATTTACACGCAGCTCTGTGAAGGAGGCAAGCGATTCCCTGTGCTGGTGAGAGACGAGCTGGCAGACTGA
- the TEDC2 gene encoding tubulin epsilon and delta complex protein 2 isoform X4, giving the protein MWLRRRRAGRPGAAARTGPDRSGAAMLPAGCGRRAAAALAAALGEGAERRQELEQRAARSRALLRPWGSEEEEPSQPEAGSSSGHENRPSPKELEELELLNRALEKALKVRKSILKTPLEVQEATGEKSAGEGPAPKNAEEQQVPVPVQDVPESTKVRAVSKKPASLKKPSPYQLRAPYRTDPDVKKLQRKAPARCVSQGPRTAGKSSSKGVSCKQGRSHRTAISDREVCASAEPQKTPGLSKSAPNEQQSFSIGDSAGRKNSVAAGKQLCDAGKKHCGFLGESSKKEEDPTMEGVLGRVTSPQTVTLQEKRCQLKLPLPYRKAYSRNSSPAEIEEELKVLQDVPSLLSQHVEAEPTDHPTLQREYESLLTLEGLQTIVSQCLRKLQLLRAAVESQVGLCPDCTGDVGSCSPAHVPHRGQMCDSAGMLAVPLLWYSSFQELSDLFALKLQVSMLHQEIALQKVMMAELLPVLEARLHPEASAAQLYRAIYTQLCEGGKRFPVLVRDELAD; this is encoded by the exons ATGTGGCTGCGGCGGCGGCGTGCGGGGCGGCCCGGTGCAGCGGCCAGGACCGGACCGGACCGGAGCGGAGCGGCCATGCTGCCTGCGGGCTGCGGCCGGCG ggcggcggcggcgctggcggcggctCTGGGAGAAGGCGCGGAGCGGcggcaggagctggagcagcgggcggcgcggagccgggcCCTCCTGCGGCCCTG GggcagtgaggaagaggagccgTCGCAGCCAGAGGCCGGCTCCAGCAGTGGACATG AGAACAGGCCTTCACccaaggagctggaggagctggaacTGCTGAACAGGGCGTTAGAGAAGGCACTGAAAGTCAGGAAAAGCATCTTGAAAACTCCATTAGAGGTCCAGGAGGCTACGGGAGAGAAATCTGCAGGTGAGGGACCTGCCCCTAAGAATGCTGAAGAGCAGCAAGTTCCTGTACCTGTTCAGGATGTTCCTGAGAGCACAAAGGTGAGAGCTGTAAGCAAAAAACCTGCCTCTTTGAAGAAGCCTTCTCCATACCAGCTAAGAGCCCCTTATAGGACTGACCCAGATGTGAAAAAACTGCAAAGGAAAGCCCCAGCCAGATGTGTTTCTCAAGGTCCCAGGACAGCTGGGAAGAGCTCCTCAAAAGGGGTGTCTTGCAAACAAGGAAGGAGTCATAGGACAGCAATCAGTGACAGAGAGGTCTGTGCTTCAGCCGAACCCCAAAAGACACCTGGCTTGTCCAAATCTGCTCCAAATGAGCAGCAAAGCTTTTCCATAGGTGATTCAGCAGGGAGAAAGAATTCTGTAGCTGCTGGCAAGCAGTTATGTgatgcaggaaagaaacattGTGGTTTCCTGGGAGAGTCCAGCAAAAAAGAGGAGGACCCTACAATGGAAGGTGTATTGGGAAGGGTCACCTCACCTCAGACAGTCACCCTGCAGGAAAAGAG ATGCCAGCTGAAGCTACCCCTTCCCTACAGGAAGGCCTATTCCAGGAACTCCAG TCCTGCAGAGATAGAGGAGGAATTAAAGGTCCTCCAGGATGTCCCCTCCCTTCTGAGCCAGCACGTGGAAGCTGAGCCTAcag ACCATCCCACTCTGCAAAGAGAATATGAAAGTCTTCTAACCTTGGAGGGTTTGCAAACGATAGTTTCCCAGTGCCTGCGTAAGCTGCAGCTTCTGCGAGCAG CTGTGGAGTCCCAGGTGGGGCTGTGCCCAGACTGCACTGGGGACGTAGgaagctgctctccagcccacGTTCCTCACAGGGGACAGATGTGTGACAGTGCAGGCATGCTGGCTGTGCCTCTCCTTTGGTACTCCAGTTTCCAGGAGCTGAGCGACCTGTTTGCCTTGAAGCTGCAAGTGTCAATGCTGCACCAAGAAATTGCCTTACAAAAG GTCATGATGGCAGAACTGCTGCCTGTCCTGGAGGCCAGGCTCCACCCGGAGGCCTCCGCAGCTCAGCTCTATCGGGCGATTTACACGCAGCTCTGTGAAGGAGGCAAGCGATTCCCTGTGCTGGTGAGAGACGAGCTGGCAGACTGA
- the TEDC2 gene encoding tubulin epsilon and delta complex protein 2 isoform X1, which produces MWLRRRRAGRPGAAARTGPDRSGAAMLPAGCGRRAAAALAAALGEGAERRQELEQRAARSRALLRPWGSEEEEPSQPEAGSSSGHENRPSPKELEELELLNRALEKALKVRKSILKTPLEVQEATGEKSAGEGPAPKNAEEQQVPVPVQDVPESTKVRAVSKKPASLKKPSPYQLRAPYRTDPDVKKLQRKAPARCVSQGPRTAGKSSSKGVSCKQGRSHRTAISDREVCASAEPQKTPGLSKSAPNEQQSFSIGDSAGRKNSVAAGKQLCDAGKKHCGFLGESSKKEEDPTMEGVLGRVTSPQTVTLQEKRQGSAALWLSGLMLLLFRRCQLKLPLPYRKAYSRNSRAWEKCRLCQTSADAAAARNRFIERIQTTFCSPMPAFSPAEIEEELKVLQDVPSLLSQHVEAEPTDHPTLQREYESLLTLEGLQTIVSQCLRKLQLLRAAVESQVGLCPDCTGDVGSCSPAHVPHRGQMCDSAGMLAVPLLWYSSFQELSDLFALKLQVSMLHQEIALQKVMMAELLPVLEARLHPEASAAQLYRAIYTQLCEGGKRFPVLVRDELAD; this is translated from the exons ATGTGGCTGCGGCGGCGGCGTGCGGGGCGGCCCGGTGCAGCGGCCAGGACCGGACCGGACCGGAGCGGAGCGGCCATGCTGCCTGCGGGCTGCGGCCGGCG ggcggcggcggcgctggcggcggctCTGGGAGAAGGCGCGGAGCGGcggcaggagctggagcagcgggcggcgcggagccgggcCCTCCTGCGGCCCTG GggcagtgaggaagaggagccgTCGCAGCCAGAGGCCGGCTCCAGCAGTGGACATG AGAACAGGCCTTCACccaaggagctggaggagctggaacTGCTGAACAGGGCGTTAGAGAAGGCACTGAAAGTCAGGAAAAGCATCTTGAAAACTCCATTAGAGGTCCAGGAGGCTACGGGAGAGAAATCTGCAGGTGAGGGACCTGCCCCTAAGAATGCTGAAGAGCAGCAAGTTCCTGTACCTGTTCAGGATGTTCCTGAGAGCACAAAGGTGAGAGCTGTAAGCAAAAAACCTGCCTCTTTGAAGAAGCCTTCTCCATACCAGCTAAGAGCCCCTTATAGGACTGACCCAGATGTGAAAAAACTGCAAAGGAAAGCCCCAGCCAGATGTGTTTCTCAAGGTCCCAGGACAGCTGGGAAGAGCTCCTCAAAAGGGGTGTCTTGCAAACAAGGAAGGAGTCATAGGACAGCAATCAGTGACAGAGAGGTCTGTGCTTCAGCCGAACCCCAAAAGACACCTGGCTTGTCCAAATCTGCTCCAAATGAGCAGCAAAGCTTTTCCATAGGTGATTCAGCAGGGAGAAAGAATTCTGTAGCTGCTGGCAAGCAGTTATGTgatgcaggaaagaaacattGTGGTTTCCTGGGAGAGTCCAGCAAAAAAGAGGAGGACCCTACAATGGAAGGTGTATTGGGAAGGGTCACCTCACCTCAGACAGTCACCCTGCAGGAAAAGAG ACAAGGCTCCGCTGCTCTCTGGCTGTCAGGATTGATGCTTCTCTTGTTCCGCAGATGCCAGCTGAAGCTACCCCTTCCCTACAGGAAGGCCTATTCCAGGAACTCCAG GGCCTGGGAGAAATGTCGTCTCTGCCAAACAAGTGCAGATGCAGCAGCTGCAAGGAACCGTTTTATAGAGAGGATCCAGACAACT tTTTGTTCACCGATGCCTGCCTTCAGTCCTGCAGAGATAGAGGAGGAATTAAAGGTCCTCCAGGATGTCCCCTCCCTTCTGAGCCAGCACGTGGAAGCTGAGCCTAcag ACCATCCCACTCTGCAAAGAGAATATGAAAGTCTTCTAACCTTGGAGGGTTTGCAAACGATAGTTTCCCAGTGCCTGCGTAAGCTGCAGCTTCTGCGAGCAG CTGTGGAGTCCCAGGTGGGGCTGTGCCCAGACTGCACTGGGGACGTAGgaagctgctctccagcccacGTTCCTCACAGGGGACAGATGTGTGACAGTGCAGGCATGCTGGCTGTGCCTCTCCTTTGGTACTCCAGTTTCCAGGAGCTGAGCGACCTGTTTGCCTTGAAGCTGCAAGTGTCAATGCTGCACCAAGAAATTGCCTTACAAAAG GTCATGATGGCAGAACTGCTGCCTGTCCTGGAGGCCAGGCTCCACCCGGAGGCCTCCGCAGCTCAGCTCTATCGGGCGATTTACACGCAGCTCTGTGAAGGAGGCAAGCGATTCCCTGTGCTGGTGAGAGACGAGCTGGCAGACTGA
- the TEDC2 gene encoding tubulin epsilon and delta complex protein 2 isoform X3 has protein sequence MVLGLAGRRRRWRRLWEKARSGGRSWSSGRRGAGPSCGPENRPSPKELEELELLNRALEKALKVRKSILKTPLEVQEATGEKSAGEGPAPKNAEEQQVPVPVQDVPESTKVRAVSKKPASLKKPSPYQLRAPYRTDPDVKKLQRKAPARCVSQGPRTAGKSSSKGVSCKQGRSHRTAISDREVCASAEPQKTPGLSKSAPNEQQSFSIGDSAGRKNSVAAGKQLCDAGKKHCGFLGESSKKEEDPTMEGVLGRVTSPQTVTLQEKRQGSAALWLSGLMLLLFRRCQLKLPLPYRKAYSRNSRAWEKCRLCQTSADAAAARNRFIERIQTTFCSPMPAFSPAEIEEELKVLQDVPSLLSQHVEAEPTDHPTLQREYESLLTLEGLQTIVSQCLRKLQLLRAAVESQVGLCPDCTGDVGSCSPAHVPHRGQMCDSAGMLAVPLLWYSSFQELSDLFALKLQVSMLHQEIALQKVMMAELLPVLEARLHPEASAAQLYRAIYTQLCEGGKRFPVLVRDELAD, from the exons ATGGTGCTGGGCCttgcagggcggcggcggcgctggcggcggctCTGGGAGAAGGCGCGGAGCGGcggcaggagctggagcagcgggcggcgcggagccgggcCCTCCTGCGGCCCTG AGAACAGGCCTTCACccaaggagctggaggagctggaacTGCTGAACAGGGCGTTAGAGAAGGCACTGAAAGTCAGGAAAAGCATCTTGAAAACTCCATTAGAGGTCCAGGAGGCTACGGGAGAGAAATCTGCAGGTGAGGGACCTGCCCCTAAGAATGCTGAAGAGCAGCAAGTTCCTGTACCTGTTCAGGATGTTCCTGAGAGCACAAAGGTGAGAGCTGTAAGCAAAAAACCTGCCTCTTTGAAGAAGCCTTCTCCATACCAGCTAAGAGCCCCTTATAGGACTGACCCAGATGTGAAAAAACTGCAAAGGAAAGCCCCAGCCAGATGTGTTTCTCAAGGTCCCAGGACAGCTGGGAAGAGCTCCTCAAAAGGGGTGTCTTGCAAACAAGGAAGGAGTCATAGGACAGCAATCAGTGACAGAGAGGTCTGTGCTTCAGCCGAACCCCAAAAGACACCTGGCTTGTCCAAATCTGCTCCAAATGAGCAGCAAAGCTTTTCCATAGGTGATTCAGCAGGGAGAAAGAATTCTGTAGCTGCTGGCAAGCAGTTATGTgatgcaggaaagaaacattGTGGTTTCCTGGGAGAGTCCAGCAAAAAAGAGGAGGACCCTACAATGGAAGGTGTATTGGGAAGGGTCACCTCACCTCAGACAGTCACCCTGCAGGAAAAGAG ACAAGGCTCCGCTGCTCTCTGGCTGTCAGGATTGATGCTTCTCTTGTTCCGCAGATGCCAGCTGAAGCTACCCCTTCCCTACAGGAAGGCCTATTCCAGGAACTCCAG GGCCTGGGAGAAATGTCGTCTCTGCCAAACAAGTGCAGATGCAGCAGCTGCAAGGAACCGTTTTATAGAGAGGATCCAGACAACT tTTTGTTCACCGATGCCTGCCTTCAGTCCTGCAGAGATAGAGGAGGAATTAAAGGTCCTCCAGGATGTCCCCTCCCTTCTGAGCCAGCACGTGGAAGCTGAGCCTAcag ACCATCCCACTCTGCAAAGAGAATATGAAAGTCTTCTAACCTTGGAGGGTTTGCAAACGATAGTTTCCCAGTGCCTGCGTAAGCTGCAGCTTCTGCGAGCAG CTGTGGAGTCCCAGGTGGGGCTGTGCCCAGACTGCACTGGGGACGTAGgaagctgctctccagcccacGTTCCTCACAGGGGACAGATGTGTGACAGTGCAGGCATGCTGGCTGTGCCTCTCCTTTGGTACTCCAGTTTCCAGGAGCTGAGCGACCTGTTTGCCTTGAAGCTGCAAGTGTCAATGCTGCACCAAGAAATTGCCTTACAAAAG GTCATGATGGCAGAACTGCTGCCTGTCCTGGAGGCCAGGCTCCACCCGGAGGCCTCCGCAGCTCAGCTCTATCGGGCGATTTACACGCAGCTCTGTGAAGGAGGCAAGCGATTCCCTGTGCTGGTGAGAGACGAGCTGGCAGACTGA